The nucleotide sequence GTACGTGCTGGGCGCGCTGGCCGTGCGCGCCGGCGACACCGCCGCGGCGCTCCGCTCCGTGCGGCTGCTGGAGAAGGCGCGCAAGAACGCCGCGCACCCGCGCGAGCTGGCGCGCTACCAGGCGTTCGCGCTACGGGCGCGCCTGGCGTGGCGTTCGGGAGATGCGAAGCGGGCGCTGGAGCTGCTGGAGCGCGGCTGGCCGGAGCGCACGCTGCCGCAGTTCTCCAGCTACGAGACGTACGCCCACACGCCCGAGCGGATGCTTCGCGCGGACCTCCTCCGCGCCCTGGGCCGTGACCGCGAGGCGCTGGCCTGGTACGCCACCGCCGCCGAGGACCTGGGCGCCGGCATCGCCTACCTGGCCCCGGCCGAGCTCGCCCAGGCCGAGATCCTGGACCGCCGCGGCGACCGCCCCGGCGCCGCAGACCACTACCGCCGCTTCGTCGCCCTCTGGCGCGATGCGGACCCCGAAGCGCTCCCCGCCGTCCGCCGCGCCCGCGCCCGCCTCGCCCAGCTCGGCGGCTGACGCATCTCGCTGCACACCACCAACTTGTAGAGATGCGATTCATCGCATCCGATCCCCTTTCGAACGCGTAGACACCCGGGTCGACCGACGCATCTCGTGTCGCGCATCCCCCGATCGCCTCGTCGCGAGATACGCCCCGTCCGCCGCCGTTCATCTCCCGGATCGCACGTCGCCTTCCCGGCGTTCGCGCCCGCACCTCGCAACCGGGGGCGCGGCGTGTCAGATTGGGGAAGGCCGCCGCCGTGCATCCACCCCGCATCTCCCGGAACCGCCCATGAGCAGCCCGTACCCGTGGAAGGCGCTGTTCGGCGACGAGAAGCGCACCCACAACGTTAACGAGCTGTTCGACTCCGAGCGCACGGTGGGCGAGCGCGCGTCCGACGCGGTGGCGGCGACGATGGGGTCGTGGCGCTTCATCATCATCCAGTCGGTGATCCTGGCCTGCTGGATCGTGCTGAACGCCGTGGCGTGGGTCCGGCACTGGGATCCGTACCCGTTCATCCTGATGAACCTGGTGCTGTCGATGCAGGCGGCGTACGCAGCGCCCATCATCATGATGAGCCAGAACCGCCAGGCAGCGCGCGACCGCCTGGAGGCGCACAACGACTTCCTCACCGACTGCAAGGCCGAGGAGGAGGTGCGCAGCATCATGGGCCACCTGGAAGCGCAGGACCACATGCTGCGCGAGATCCTGGTGCGCCTGGAGGCGATGAACGTCACCGAGCTGGAGATGCCCCGCCGCCTCGCCGACGCCGAATCCGCCGAAACGGTAAGGGGTTCGGTAGATGTGAAGCCGTCCGCGTCCGGCGGTCCGACGCCCTGATCCGCACCTTCCGTCGCACACCTCTCAGCCCCTTCCCCCACGCCGATGCCCAACCCGACGCCGTTCCGCCGATACGCCGCTTTCATCGTCGCCGTCGTCGCGCTCGCGCCGGCCTCGCTGCTCGCGGCGCGAGATGCCGCCGCGCAGGCGCATCCGCCCGCCGCGGCGGACGCCGTGCTGCGCGTGGGCGGCGAGGTCGCGCATCCGCTGCGGCTGACGGCCGCGGACCTGGCGCGCCTGCCGCGCCGAAGCGTGCGCGCGAAGGACCACCACGGCCCGGAGGCGGCGTGGACGGGCGTGACGCTCAGCGAGATCCTGCGGCTCGCGGGCGTGCCGCAGGGCGAGGCGCTGCGCGGCCAGGGGCTGGCACTCTATCTTCGCGTGGAAGCGGCGGACGGGTACCGCGCCGTCTTCGCGCTGCCGGAGCTGGACGCGTCGTTCACCGACCGCGT is from Longimicrobiaceae bacterium and encodes:
- a CDS encoding DUF1003 domain-containing protein; this translates as MSSPYPWKALFGDEKRTHNVNELFDSERTVGERASDAVAATMGSWRFIIIQSVILACWIVLNAVAWVRHWDPYPFILMNLVLSMQAAYAAPIIMMSQNRQAARDRLEAHNDFLTDCKAEEEVRSIMGHLEAQDHMLREILVRLEAMNVTELEMPRRLADAESAETVRGSVDVKPSASGGPTP
- a CDS encoding molybdopterin-dependent oxidoreductase translates to MPNPTPFRRYAAFIVAVVALAPASLLAARDAAAQAHPPAAADAVLRVGGEVAHPLRLTAADLARLPRRSVRAKDHHGPEAAWTGVTLSEILRLAGVPQGEALRGQGLALYLRVEAADGYRAVFALPELDASFTDRVVLLADRRDGHPLTTAEGPLRIIVPSDKRPARWVRQVVSVDVLRAPASSPAAPASHPTGSRP